In Gemmatimonadales bacterium, the following proteins share a genomic window:
- a CDS encoding HAD family phosphatase — translation MTAGIIFDFNGVIIDDEPQHCDALIATLAEYGQALDRETYTREYLGFDDRECFRYSFGRLGRPVDDGALQEAIERKNARYERAIRGDMRLVPGAAEFIENAAFDGFQLAIVSGALRREIELVLELTGLRPHFSEIVAAEDVSACKPDPEGLNRARAALSLAPKRIVVVEDSLPGLAAARAAGLQCAMLCTSHPEDAIAGADLVWRDFLGHEAAELPWRHG, via the coding sequence ATGACCGCAGGGATAATCTTCGATTTCAATGGTGTGATCATCGACGACGAGCCGCAGCACTGCGATGCCCTCATCGCGACGCTGGCGGAGTACGGGCAGGCGCTCGACCGGGAGACCTACACCCGCGAGTACCTCGGCTTCGATGACCGCGAGTGCTTCCGCTACAGCTTTGGCCGGCTGGGACGTCCGGTGGACGACGGCGCGCTGCAGGAGGCGATCGAGCGGAAGAACGCCCGCTATGAGCGCGCCATCCGGGGCGACATGCGGCTGGTGCCGGGCGCGGCCGAGTTCATCGAGAACGCCGCCTTCGACGGATTCCAGCTCGCCATCGTCTCGGGCGCGCTCCGGCGCGAGATCGAGCTGGTGCTCGAGCTCACCGGCCTCCGTCCCCACTTCTCCGAGATCGTAGCCGCCGAGGATGTGAGTGCCTGCAAGCCCGATCCCGAGGGGCTGAACCGGGCGCGCGCGGCACTGTCCCTCGCGCCCAAGCGGATCGTGGTGGTGGAAGACTCCCTTCCGGGCCTGGCCGCCGCGCGCGCCGCCGGTCTCCAGTGCGCCATGCTCTGCACCTCGCATCCGGAGGACGCCATCGCCGGCGCGGACCTGGTCTGGCGCGATTTCCTGGGTCACGAGGCGGCCGAGCTGCCGTGGCGCCATGGCTGA
- a CDS encoding magnesium chelatase gives MTEPRTLRDLKNSPWAEPPLRGRTVRDEIRSNLLLRLASGAPLFTGIVGYEDTILPQIVNALLARHHFILLGLRGQAKSRILRELTTLLDERIPVVAGSEVNDDPFSPISKYARELLAECGDATPIGWLTREQRYVEKLATPDVTIADLIGDVDPIKAARGGHLLSDELTMHFGLLPRANRAVFAINELPDLSGKVQVGLFNIMQEGDVQIKGYPVRLRLDVLLAFTANPEDYTARGKIITPLKDRIGSEVITHYPRTVQLGMEITTQEAWTQRGGHPLDVPDFVLELIERVAFEAREDKRVDKRSGVSQRLPISVLENAVSNAERRTALLGEERIVPRVSDVYAAVPSITGKLELEYEGELQGGDAIARELIRRAAGRVLEERMGGADLSKIVAWFDHGGALKVPGDERSELCYQGFGVVPGLIDTVVEFGLTSRTDKPRAVAACELLLEGLAAQKRISRSEELGYTRMKPERREPGYGKGGISFQ, from the coding sequence ATGACCGAGCCGCGCACCTTACGTGACCTGAAGAACAGTCCTTGGGCCGAGCCGCCGCTCCGCGGGCGCACCGTCCGCGACGAGATCCGGAGCAACCTGCTGCTGCGGCTCGCCTCGGGTGCGCCGCTCTTCACCGGCATCGTGGGCTACGAGGACACCATCCTGCCCCAGATCGTGAACGCGCTGCTGGCGCGGCATCACTTCATCCTGCTGGGCCTCCGGGGCCAGGCCAAGAGCCGCATCCTCCGCGAGCTCACCACGCTGCTCGACGAGCGCATCCCGGTGGTGGCGGGCAGCGAGGTGAACGACGATCCTTTCTCCCCGATCTCCAAGTACGCCCGCGAGCTGCTGGCCGAGTGCGGTGACGCCACGCCGATCGGCTGGCTCACCCGGGAGCAGCGCTACGTCGAGAAGCTGGCCACGCCAGACGTCACCATCGCCGACCTCATCGGCGACGTCGATCCGATCAAGGCGGCCCGGGGCGGCCACCTGCTCTCGGACGAGCTCACCATGCATTTCGGGCTGCTGCCCCGCGCCAACCGGGCCGTCTTCGCCATCAACGAGCTGCCCGACCTGAGCGGCAAGGTCCAGGTCGGCCTGTTCAACATCATGCAGGAGGGCGACGTCCAGATCAAAGGCTACCCGGTGCGCCTCCGGCTCGACGTGCTGCTCGCCTTTACCGCCAATCCGGAGGACTACACCGCGCGGGGCAAGATCATCACCCCGCTGAAAGATCGGATCGGCTCCGAAGTCATCACCCATTATCCCCGCACCGTCCAGCTCGGCATGGAGATCACCACCCAGGAGGCGTGGACCCAGCGTGGCGGGCATCCCCTCGACGTGCCCGACTTCGTGCTGGAGCTGATCGAGCGGGTCGCCTTCGAGGCGCGGGAGGACAAGCGGGTGGACAAGCGCTCGGGCGTGAGCCAGCGGCTGCCGATCAGCGTGCTGGAGAACGCCGTCTCCAACGCCGAGCGGCGGACGGCGCTCCTGGGAGAGGAGCGGATCGTGCCCCGGGTGAGCGACGTCTACGCCGCGGTGCCCTCGATCACCGGCAAGCTGGAGTTGGAGTACGAGGGTGAGCTGCAGGGCGGCGACGCCATCGCCCGCGAGCTCATCCGGCGCGCGGCCGGCCGGGTGCTGGAGGAGCGGATGGGAGGCGCCGATCTGAGCAAGATCGTCGCCTGGTTCGACCACGGCGGCGCCCTCAAGGTCCCGGGCGACGAGCGCTCCGAGCTCTGCTACCAGGGCTTCGGCGTGGTGCCCGGGCTGATCGACACCGTGGTGGAATTCGGCCTCACCTCACGGACCGACAAGCCCCGCGCCGTCGCCGCCTGCGAGCTGCTGCTGGAAGGTCTCGCCGCCCAGAAGCGCATCAGCCGTAGCGAGGAGCTGGGGTACACGAGGATGAAGCCGGAGCGGAGGGAGCCGGGGTATGGGAAGGGGGGGATTTCGTTTCAGTAG